The DNA region GGAAAAAACCGCCCCGCTTCACAATCAAAGCATCATTGGAACCGGAAAACTGCACACGCAACTGGACCGTTTGGCCGCGTTTGATATCTGACGGCTCATCCCCGTCAAACAACAAATCAACCTGAAAAGAGCCATTGGTTACATCTGTATAAATTTTGCTAATCTCAAGTTGATATAATTTTCCACCAAGGTCAAACTCAGCCTTTTGGCCTGTAAAAACCCTTGAAATATATCGTTCATCAATGTTTGCTCTGAGTTTAAAACCATCCATCATATCAATCTGCCCCAGATGCTCTCCGGCTGATTTGGTTTCACCTATTTCCACAATAAAGGATGACAACTTCCCATCAGTTGGTGATTTTATTGTCATGTTATCCATATTGCGCTTCAACAGCGAAAGGTTGTTGTTCATGCGCTCCATAGATGAGCTAATCTGCGCCCCCTGCGCAACACCCGCTATAGAATCAAGTTTTCTTAAACGCAATGTAATCTCAAGCTGCTTCAATGAATAATTATAATCCCTTTGGGCATCTTCATATTCCTTCAATGAAATCAGTTTATCCTGATAAAACTGCTCTTTTCGTCTAAAGTCAGTTTTAACCTTATCGATTTCATAATTCAACTGAGCAATCTCCTTTTGCCGGGTAAATCGCAGTTGCTCAAGACTGATACGGGTGTTAGCCAGATTATTGATAGCATCATACATTCTGGTCTCCTGGTCCATATAGCTCAGTTCCATATTAGCATTGGCCAGCTTAAGAATCGGATCCCCTTTTTTCAATATGGCTCCATCTTCAACAAATACCTCTTCTACAATTCCACCCTGAACGGCGTCAATATAAACGGTATTACGGGGAAATACAACGCCATCTACAGGAATAAACTCCTGAAATTTACTTTTTTCAACTGTAGCAATTGACAGCTGCTTCTCATCAACATATAAACGGCTTCTGGTATCCCTGAAAAGAAACATCCAGGCCAATAAAATCAGAAAAACAAGTCCGGCAGCAAGAGCTGCAATCCGACCGGTTGTCCAACGCTTTTTTTCAATTATTCTGTCCATATGATAGTTTGAATATTTTACGATGAGTCGTTAGCCAATATTGTGCCACAAATAGTAATGCACTGTTTCACAAACCATTATCTCTTTTTACAAAAATTTAACATATTTCATCTGTTCAAAGCCGTTCTTTTACTTGTTCGTTTTCGAACAATCTATGTATATTAGCGGATCAAATATAGATCATGCCCTTATTATTTAAGGCTAAAAAACAATTCTATGAGTAAAATTGAGGCCAGGATATTAATTGTTGACGACGACCAGGATGTTTTGCTTGCGGCAAAGTTATTTCTTAAACAACATTTCACCATTGTTCACACCGAAAAGGATCCTGAAAACATTCCTTCCTTATTAAAGAATGACAGTTACGATCTGATTCTGCTCGACATGAACTTTTCGCGCGATGCCACCAGCGGAAAAGAAGGATTTCACTGGCTCAACAAGATTATTGAGATTGACCCCATGGCTGTCGTCATATTTATTACCGGTTATGGCGACATAGAGTTGGCCGTACAAGGCATTAAAGAAGGTGCAACCAACTTCATATTGAAACCATGGGACAACAAGAAACTGCTGGGAACCATTACAGCCAATCTTAAAGTCCGCCATTCAAAAGAAGAAATAGAAGATCTGCGCTCAAAACAAAAAGTACTGATAGCCAATCAGGACCAGGCCTATGGCAACCTCATCGGACAGTCAGAAGCCATGCGTAAAGTTTTGATGACAGTTGACAAAGTGGCCAAAACCGAAGCCAATGTGCTGATTCTGGGCGAAAACGGAACCGGCAAAGAACTGATAGCCAGAGCAATTCATCGCGCTTCAGCCCGAAAAGACGAAGTGTTTATCAGTGTTGACTTAGGCGCTATCAGCGAAACTTTGTTCGAAAGTGAACTTTTCGGTTTCAAGAAAGGAGCATTTACCGACGCCAAAGAAGACAGAGCCGGGCGATTTGAAGCAGCCAACCGTGGCACCATCTTTCTCGACGAAATCGGGAACCTTTCATTTGCCTTACAATCTAAACTTTTAAGTGTAATTCAAAACCGCAAAGTAGTCAGACTGGGCACCAATCGTGAAATCCCCATTGATGTACGCCTGATTTGCGCCACCAATATGCCATTGTATCAAATGGTGAATGAAAACAAATTCAGACAGGATTTGCTATACCGAATCAATACCGTTGAAATACACTTACCGCCATTGCGCGAACGTTTTGACGACATTCCTCTTTTAGTTGATCATTTTCTGACGATCTACTGCAAGAAATACAAAATGCCGCTGAAAAGAATAAATCCGACAACCATCAGACGGCTCGAAAAACACACCTGGCCCGGAAATATCAGAGAACTTCAGCACGCAGTTGAAAGGGCTGTAATTATGAGTGAAAGCAACGTACTGATGCCGCACGATTTTTTTCTTTCGCAGGTTGAAGAAAACGGGCAGAATGATAGTATCGAAGAAGTTACCAATCTTGAAGAAAGAGAGAAATTGCTTATCAGACGTGTGGTTGACAAACATGGCGGTAACATAAGCAAGGCTGCCAAAGAACTGGGACTAACCCGCGCTTCACTCTACCGTAGAATTGAAAAACATGGGCTTTAAAAACTTCAGGTTCTGGATTATTATCAGGGTACTGCTGATAACGGCAAATCTTCTTTTGCTGGTTATACTGGCGTCACGCCCCCAACATGAAATCACTGCATTTATCATCGGTTTTTTCGCCCTGGTTCAAATCATTGCCCTGATTCGTTTTATTGAGCGCACCAACAGAAAACTCACCCAGTTTTTAGAAAGCATTCGTCACTCCGATTTCACTTCCTCATTCAGCGACCGTGGACTTGGCAGAAGCTTCGAGGGCCTCAACAGAGCCTTTAATGAAGTAATCAAGGAATTCAAAAAAAACCGGGCCGAAAAGGAAGAGCACTACAACTACCTGCTCACTGTGGTTCAGCATGTAAGCATCGGGATTGTTGCTTATCGCAAAGACGGCAAGGTTGATATCTTCAACAACTCCATTAAAAGGCTGCTAAAAATCAACAATCTGAAAGACATTGCCGAACTGGCTGAACTAAAACCAGAATTACCGGGCATTTTACTCAGCATGAAAGCCGGCGACAGGCAGTTGATTAAGCTGGTTGTTGACGATGAGCTGTTGCAACTTTCTGTTTATGCAACAGAGTTCAGGATGAGGGGCGAAGAGTTTCTGCTGGTCACTTTTCAGAATATCAGTTCTGAGTTGGAAGAAAAAGAAATTGACTCATGGCAGAAACTCATCAGGGTGCTTACGCATGAAATCATGAATTCGATTACCCCTATCTCTTCTTTGGCCTCAACGGTACAAGACATTCTTTTTGAAGATTCAGACGGCATCATCAAACTCAGGGAACTTGACGAAGATGACACCGAAAGTGTTGAACAAGGACTCTCGACCATCCAAAACAGAAGTCAGGGACTGCTTACTTTTGTGGAAACTTACCGCAACCTCACCCGTATTCCCAGGCCTAATTTCAGGTATTTTGAAGTAAAGGAGCTCTTCGACAGGGCGCATATCCTGCTTAAACCTAAAATGGACAAGTACAATATTTTTTGTCAAACCAGGGTTTTCCCCGATGACTTAAAGATTACAGCCGATCCCGATTTAATAGACCAGGTGGTTATTAACCTGATACTTAACGCCATTGACGCTGTAAAAGAGAGTCAGAATGCACAAATCAGCATCACTGCCGCCTCCAATGCCAACGGTCGCGTTACCATTGATTTTTCCGACAACGGACACGGTATAAAGCCTGATGTAATGGATAAGATTTTTATGCCATTCTTCACATCTAAGAAAGAAGGCTCAGGAATAGGATTAAGTTTATCACGCCAAATTATGCATTTGCACAAGGGAACCATCACTGTTAAGTCAAAACCCGGCGAAGGAGCTGTTTTCACACTTGTATTCTGAATTCATCCTGAATAAACACCTTATCCTTTTATTTGTTATTAACACTAAAAACACTCTATGCATATAAAAACAGCCTCCACTGAACACCC from Lentimicrobiaceae bacterium includes:
- a CDS encoding sigma-54-dependent Fis family transcriptional regulator — its product is MSKIEARILIVDDDQDVLLAAKLFLKQHFTIVHTEKDPENIPSLLKNDSYDLILLDMNFSRDATSGKEGFHWLNKIIEIDPMAVVIFITGYGDIELAVQGIKEGATNFILKPWDNKKLLGTITANLKVRHSKEEIEDLRSKQKVLIANQDQAYGNLIGQSEAMRKVLMTVDKVAKTEANVLILGENGTGKELIARAIHRASARKDEVFISVDLGAISETLFESELFGFKKGAFTDAKEDRAGRFEAANRGTIFLDEIGNLSFALQSKLLSVIQNRKVVRLGTNREIPIDVRLICATNMPLYQMVNENKFRQDLLYRINTVEIHLPPLRERFDDIPLLVDHFLTIYCKKYKMPLKRINPTTIRRLEKHTWPGNIRELQHAVERAVIMSESNVLMPHDFFLSQVEENGQNDSIEEVTNLEEREKLLIRRVVDKHGGNISKAAKELGLTRASLYRRIEKHGL
- a CDS encoding ATP-binding protein; this encodes MGFKNFRFWIIIRVLLITANLLLLVILASRPQHEITAFIIGFFALVQIIALIRFIERTNRKLTQFLESIRHSDFTSSFSDRGLGRSFEGLNRAFNEVIKEFKKNRAEKEEHYNYLLTVVQHVSIGIVAYRKDGKVDIFNNSIKRLLKINNLKDIAELAELKPELPGILLSMKAGDRQLIKLVVDDELLQLSVYATEFRMRGEEFLLVTFQNISSELEEKEIDSWQKLIRVLTHEIMNSITPISSLASTVQDILFEDSDGIIKLRELDEDDTESVEQGLSTIQNRSQGLLTFVETYRNLTRIPRPNFRYFEVKELFDRAHILLKPKMDKYNIFCQTRVFPDDLKITADPDLIDQVVINLILNAIDAVKESQNAQISITAASNANGRVTIDFSDNGHGIKPDVMDKIFMPFFTSKKEGSGIGLSLSRQIMHLHKGTITVKSKPGEGAVFTLVF
- a CDS encoding HlyD family efflux transporter periplasmic adaptor subunit; its protein translation is MDRIIEKKRWTTGRIAALAAGLVFLILLAWMFLFRDTRSRLYVDEKQLSIATVEKSKFQEFIPVDGVVFPRNTVYIDAVQGGIVEEVFVEDGAILKKGDPILKLANANMELSYMDQETRMYDAINNLANTRISLEQLRFTRQKEIAQLNYEIDKVKTDFRRKEQFYQDKLISLKEYEDAQRDYNYSLKQLEITLRLRKLDSIAGVAQGAQISSSMERMNNNLSLLKRNMDNMTIKSPTDGKLSSFIVEIGETKSAGEHLGQIDMMDGFKLRANIDERYISRVFTGQKAEFDLGGKLYQLEISKIYTDVTNGSFQVDLLFDGDEPSDIKRGQTVQLRVQFSGSNDALIVKRGGFFQETGGNWIYVVDASGKFATRRNIKIGRQNTSFYEVLEGLTDGEKVIVSSYDSFGDKEKLVFKK